Genomic DNA from Brienomyrus brachyistius isolate T26 chromosome 22, BBRACH_0.4, whole genome shotgun sequence:
CTGCCTGAGATCAGTTGAtggttcatcagagaccaggtaggatggaaacctgctggataccggcactccaggatcagggctgCCTACCTCCGGTCTATATCCACAcgtcatcaaaactattaactGCTAGTAATATTTCACATGAGAAATTATTTCAGAAAGCTTCATTCCCTGATAAACACTTAATCTCAGTTGGTGTTCCCCAGTTtctgaaatgtttgtttttatgtGAGGTAGGCCGTCTCGTGTGTGTCCATTTCATGAATTCCCATGAACACACAAGTGCCTAATGCATGTGCTTTTTCAACTGGCTTTTTGGATGCATATATGAACAAAGCTATATAATGATGTTGGATGAATGTCAAATATATTGGTTTTGATGGTTTTCTGGATTATTTGCTTTTGTTGAAtccacttacagttttgcacagTATACAGCTAGATGTTTGACTGGCACCTTTCAGGTTCCGAAAAGGTCTCTGGGACCTAAAACGCTAAACTTCAGGTGCTACCTGCCATATTAGTGCTTCAGTCTTTCTTTAAAATCAAATGTGGAGAACATTCTCCTCCCTTATGAGTCAGGTAGGCTGCATAGATCCTTGCCGTTCTTCACCCAGTCACAAAAGAATTTGCATAGTTTTCTAAGGCACACAAAGCTTGTTCTTGCactgattatttttttgtagatGGAGCAGTGAAATCTTCAGAGTGCCGATGCCATTGTTATTTCCGGTCACGCCCCGCACATCTTACTTTTACCTAAGATATAGAGGCATTGGAAATCAATACAGGCTTACTAGCTAATGATGGGTTCTGTGATTTTATCTCAAAGAAAATAAAGTTCTTTATTGAGACTAACAGCACGGAGTCTGTTTCGCCGGCTCTGCTATGAGAGACTCTAAACGTTGTAATACGGGGAGAGATTATCTCTTGCAGTGCACATCTGGGCAGGAAAAACAGCAAGAACTGATCGACGCAATTCTCCGTATAGATAGAGAGTACACCAATTCTCGCAGCCCAGACTTGCTTGCCACTTGGAAAGTGGAATATCTAAGGGAACGTATTATGTCCTCAGAGCTGCTCTCTCTGGCTGGGATTATGAGTAATTGGGAAATGGAGCTTGAGCTTGAGATGGCAGACGGGGGTGGGAAGAGGCGTTACTTAAGGTCCACTCCACGTCTCCATGTGCTCACCTCAGTTTAATTCAGTTTAAGGTCCTAAACAGGATTCATTTCACAAAAGCTAAGCTTAGTAGACTGTTTCCACATATGAGTGACTACTGTGTTCGATGTGGTCTGTCACTGGCAAATCGCACTCGTATGTTTCACTCTTGTCAAAATGAATCTGAGTTCTGGTCCTGTTTGTTCAGACTGTTAGACGAAGCCCATAATATCACATTAGATTCCTGCTTGTTGATAGCTGTCTGGGATGCCTCATATGCCTGCTAGTTATACTAAAAAGATGcagatattgttgcttttgccTCCCTTGTAGCCCGTAGACGCATCATCTTACAGTGGAAGAGCCCAATTCCACCCACTTAATGTCCTTTTTATCATAAGTAAAAGTGAAATATTTTCTAAGAGGCTCGTTGGCTAATTTTTACAAAATGTGGCGGCCTATtattgtatatgtgtatgtatatgtcaaTACCCATTCCGCTCTGGGGCCgaacaggttccaggcatccacTTTCATGTGTCCATGTTGTTTTatactaatttaatttaatcttgacttTTCTTGTAGTTTCTTGTAGTAtgtgggtggtgggggtggattTGGTTGAAACACCCCTTGGAAGGTatatgtgatgggggggggggggggggaattaaaaacaaaaagagggAAAGCGTGTGAAACAGTTCtgtatattgtattgtatttcatATTTGTATAACATCGTTTGTAGCtctattacaaacctgtgtttcTGTTCAGTTCACAGACTGTTTAAAAACATTCTGGTGTGCAAAGACTGCAATTCCGGCTCCAGAAAGACCTGGTGGGAGGTGAACGGCAAGTCCACCATTAGTGCTACTGCACTACTGAAGTAGCCAATTGGCTGAACAGTgattagtgattttatatttaaaaaaaacaaacgaaaAACCTCTGCTCCACTGTCCATAGCAGGACACAATGAATCCATAATGAATATGTAGCTGTAAATATGGATAAATTGTGATCTTtcttatatttgtatatataatgtattGCAAATGTAGGCTcccattaataataatgaaactGGGTTGAAAATAACGTTTGGCATATGGATAAATAATTTTAATCACAGAATGCTGCCACCTTGTGGCCAACAAGTTATACAACTTCAGAACCTTTATTGCGGATCATCCGTCCACCCACTTTAACCTGACAGTTTGGAAACACCGGTTCTCACTTTTGTTTTGGATAttaaattccacacacactATCTGCGGTTGACAGATGTGCGGCCACAGTTCTGAATAAACTCAGTTGtaaatttaaaacaaaattGCTAAATTAATTGATGTATCTTACGGTTTTGTACAAAGCAATGTATACGTGAAGCAGATCATACACCTGTGAGATGAAGTTTTGGTACAAGTGCTTCTGGGAAGAGTCCAATAATATATGAAGGATGGTTATGGGAACACAACTGTTAAATatgaataagaacataagaaattaacaaacgagaggaggccattcggcccataaagctcgtttggggagaacttgtactctaactacacccggtgcaaagaagtgcttcctcaaattcagtttaaaatgttttcctgctaatttccacctatggctacgagttctagtatttgaactaatactgaagtagccatttggctgaacagcatcgaaacttgttagaatcttatatacctggatcatgtcccccctaagtctcctttgctcgaagctaaacagattcagctcagctaacctctcctcataatacattcctctaagaccaggaatcattcctgTAACCCTACACtgaaccctttccaaggcagcaatgtccttcttaaggtatggtgaccaaacctgcacacaatattctaggtgggatcttagcaaggaattgtataatcatagcatcacctcccttgactttgTTGATACTGTACCACCTGGCGTCACGTTtctccacctccagttcctaTGCTCGGTGCAGAGCCGCACATCGGAATGTGTTTAACGCCTTTACGGTTTAGGGAGTGTTGTACACTCAATACTTCGCATGTGTAGAAATTTCAACAGAGCCTTGAAAACTCTTGCTGTTCACGAGTCGATATCAACGAGTCGGAATCAAgtccaaataaaaaaataaggagTTGCAAGTCCAGTGCGACTCGAGTCCAAGTCGACACTTAAATATACAGGTTGGTGaataatgaaagcatttattttcATCAGCTTTGATACTCACTAACTGATAGTGATTCTTCTGTGACTGGATTTTTTCTGAAAAAAGCACGAAACACATGTAACACTCTGAGTACAACCAGCTATTAAATATAGGTTCGTTATTACTCATCTTATACAATACAACACACGCTTCTGTATTTAAATGACACATTAACGATTTCAATGAAATATGCTGCAGAAGATACTGAAAAATTACACTACCAACATATGCATATCAATGTAACACTTATTTACGTAAACTGCATAAAACGCACCACATTCATCATAAAAATGAGCCTATTGCATATGGAAAGTAAAGCGTATTGTTTAACAGCAAGACAATGCGGATGGTCTGCATGGGTTAAACGGAAACACAATCAAAACATGTTTTTCGACGCCGCCACTTGCGTAAGGTCACGTAGGAAGCAGGGGGGAGTGACAGCGCTTATTATCGTTACACGAGTGGACAGCGCCAGTCATGCTGAGATACTGCAGTGCTGCACGAAGACCTTGAACGGACACATTATGGGTAAATATTAAAAGGCAATGCGAAAGTCCCAGAGGCTTTGCATTTCCATAATATACATTTTATCTTTATTAAATtataaggtttgcatgtgttttGGGAATGGTTTGTCCTACTTTGTGCCCCATAGTGTTGTCCTTGCGTTCCATTGGTCCATGTTTAAATGTTACCAAATGTTGGTACGGGAATTGTAgtttattataaaacaaaatattggcGCAACCTTTGTAATTGCAATAAAGGTTATATATGCGTAAGTGCATGCAGTTTGGTTTTTCGTTGTTTTAATATAGATCAGGTGTACATATTTCCCTCCACCGGGAGCAATCAACAAACAGCATTGGCCTCAAAAGTCGAAAGCGAATTATCCGTCAAGGTACtacattacccacaatgcatcacGGCGCCGCTGTGACGTCATCACAGAGTAGCGAGTTTCCAAGATGGCGGCGTTGGGAAGGAGGCGCGGTGTCCCAGTCGACAGGGAGAGGTCAGTGATATTTAACCAACATCTCGTAGAAATTCATCCTTGCACAGGCAAGCATGGACAAAACACGCATCCTACATCATTCAATAAGGGAGTCTACAAATTAAAAAAGGAGAAGCCAGCTTTGTGGTCTTCTGGTGTTTGATTTGCCCAGTGGTAGCCAGCAGGCTAATTTACACTAATGACAGGCAAAAGCGCGCGTTTGTCTCACAGCCTGACAAATAAAATCAGCAAATAACTTGGATTTGAAACATTTATCATATTTTACTCGTTGTAATAACCAGAGGTAATATTAATAAGTATTAAAGGGCGCCTTTCAAGGAAGACgcttctttttgttttgtttaccatTGAGTTTTAGGGATTTGACCAGATTTACTATTCAGACAGGCGTTTGCGCTGGGACAATCAAACGACTTAATTATAATTTCTAGGATGCATACAGAATGATTAACGTAGACAACTGTTTAAATTTCGAAGTGGCCGAGCTACGATCCTTCGAGGGGTTGGAGCGTCTGCACCCTCACCTTATCGCGGGAGCTGCTGCTTTGCCCGTTAACCGCTGTAAGGAGTTCAGTGACTTTGATATTGCGAGTTTCTTGCATGTTTCTATTGCTTGGCTTTAATACATATTTCACCAAAGATTTCCCATATGGGCCTGAATGGCCATGGATTGGCAAGAGCAGAAATGTATATGATTATACTGTCAGAGTTGTTTAGTGGACCTGCTGTTAACTGAGGTTCTGACTCTGCGGTCCTGACAGCCACATCTCCTAGCTCCTTAAAATGAATCAGAACAGAATGTGACACCCACCTTCAAATCAGTGAAATGGTCTCCTGTGCAGTGAGTGTGAGATGTGACGCTGACACACTCTGTGCTATCTTGCTGCAGCTGGTCAGTCGGGTGCACTGACACTGGCCACGCACAGTCCGGATGCGATCAGCTGCAGAATTCTGCACGGCTGTGGCCGCAGAGCTGTGAGCTTCCTCCTGTTGGCTTGACCACTCCTGCACTATGAACGCTTGCTCTAGTTTTTATTAGAACTCCCTCTGCTCTTTTCTCGGTATTAGGAGGGTCCTCTCAGACCAGGTCTCGCTCATGTTCTGCTGTCATATGGTGTGCTCTCTTGTACCCCCCACAGGGGAGTGATGGCCTCCACAGACTGTTACATTGTTCATGAGATCTACAATGGGGAGAACGGCCAGGAGCAGTTTGAGTATGAGCTGGAACAGGCACTGGAGGCCCAGTACAGGTACATTGTGATTGAGCCAACGCGCATCGGGGACGAGACGGCGCGCTGGGTCACAGTGGGAAACTGCCTGCACAAAACCGCTGTTTTGTCGGGTGCTGCCTGCCTGCTGGCACCGCTCTCACTGCCCGCAGAGTGCTCACGCTACGTCGCACTGCCTGCGGGTGCCATCAGTGCCGCCTGTGCCGCCCTCTATGCCATATCCTGGCAGTTTGACCCTTGTTGCAAGTATCAAGTGGAGTATGACAGTCACAAACTGACCCGCTTGCCCCTGCACACGTTGACCTCATCCACGCCAGTGGTGCTGGTGCGCAAGGACGACATCCACAGAAAGAGACTCCATAACACGATAGCACTGGCGGCACTGGCCTACTGCATCAAGAAGATCTATGAACTGTATGCTGTATGATTTAAAGTGAGAGAGAACATCTGGGAGGGACTAGAGTGGCAGAAAGCCATCACCAAGAAAAGCAACAAAACAGAGTTTTTCATTGAACTGTTCTGTGGTCTGGAAATTCACTGGAACACAGTTCATCTGCAGGGGCTGGTTGTTTTTCTCAATGACAAATAGATAAGCAAACATTGACACCCAGCCCCTGTAACCACACAATGAAATAGCGAGCAGTAAGGTCAGCATGCTGAGCATAGTGAGAGGTGGTCCCACAGCAGCATGCTAAGTATTAACAGCCTGACTTTGTCCTCCTCAATGGCTTCACTGTCCCCTTTACAATTGAGTAGAAGAGCAGCACATCATTAAATATTAGGAGCCTTGAACCTTACTttacttttctgtattttttatagCAAGTCCATGTAAGTGAACTGGTTCCATATCTTGTTTTTCTACATATAGTTTGGCACGTAGAAAAGCTATTTCATATATTAGTAAAGGCCATCTGCCTGTTTTTAAAGAAGGAAAATGGGTTCAGAAACCATGAGTTTGTGCTTCAGCCCATGAGCATCCCCAGAAAGTGAAGCTAGTTGAGCTGCTGCTGGTCTCCGCTCTGCTATCCCAGCATCCCTTGGGGCATTGTTTTCATGCGCATGGGAAGTTGGTGCTCAAGATGTGGCAGCTCCAGGTGGTGGGCCCCAGTCCTGGATGTAGGACCTTGCAGGTGTATATGCCACATGGTAGTGCCAGCGGCAGTGCGGAGTAGTTTTTCATCTTCCTCTTCATTGTACAATGAAGGTGTTTAGCATTCTAAAAAATTCTCAATTCATTGTCAACTTTTACTTTTAACCCATGTTAGTGTCACATTTGGAAATTCGCCAGTTCATCCCTAAATTTGTATGCACAACAAAACAAATACAACCATAAGCTCTAATGTCCTTTGTATATACAGTGGAGTTACACAGGAAGGTCAGATTTTTGCCTTTCTTTAATCAGCAGGAGGAACAAATCTAAAATAAAACTTTAAAAGTTAGATTTACATGTATCAGCAGTAGTTGGTCATTTTAAACAAATCAGCAAGTCTGTCATGCGTTTTGATCCATTTACCATTTTCTTAGTATTTGTGATATTCCTGAGGTCAAAGTTTTAGTCTTACACAAGACTGTTCACAATGTTTCCATGGTTCTTCTCAGCACGTTGATATTACGTTTGATCCCCGATAGACTGCCTTGCATTACTGTGCTATATGATGAGTCCCCAGGAAACAAAGCTGCCTGGGCCGGGTTACTGCACTGGAGTGAATCTTCACACTCGGAACTGAAGGAGCACCTGCTTGTGGACATTTGCAGCAAAATGCAGGACTGCTGAATGCAGAAAACGTATGACAGCTGCCTGTTGTTCAGGTTGCTTCATGTATGCTAGATGTGCTGAgatgtatatattttaaaaaggtgAAAGGCGAGCTGTTCCTCTTTCCGAGCGGAACCTAAAACACTGTAATCCCCAGCCGAGCCAGTTGTGTGTACCGGGGAGCAAGGAGCACCACTGCAATGAGAACAGGAGTTCTCATACATCTGAGGACATCCAGGCAAAATCCAGATGCTTCATTACATCCACACTGTATTTTTGGCTGTTTTCTGGACAGTGTCTGATTGAGTTTGTGTGGTTTCAGCTGCATTGGGTGGAAATATACTCTACTCCACTGTCGGATCTGAAATATGTGCTGCCTAAACATTAACATTTAATAGTGTAATTACACGAGTAAATAAACATTCAATATTTCAGCTGTCCCGGCCCTTTCTGGCTGTTTTACCCCGGAGATGTCAGGATTGCTGTTGGCTCTGAGGCAGACAGGGCACCTTTTCTGTTCCTCGGCTATGATGCTTGGTACTCCAGTCCATGAGCAGTATGTCTGTCTGCAAAAGGACTCTCTGCTGACGACGACCCTATCTACATGATGGGCAACAAATCACCATGTGCCCAAGTATAAATGCTTTTGATTTTAGTACATTATATTGTGATTTTATTGATGAATTGTTCCTGCTCATATATGTTAgaatttttatattaaaaatgtcaCATCGCAGAGAAAATGTCACACTCCATGTGTGGTGAGCCAAGACGGCACAGCCATGTTTGGCAGGTTCCTGTCCCTGTCTGTCATTCTGCTGGACCTCTGGGGGTGAAATGGTAGATCCCAGATGCAGTATGAAAGCAAGAAAAAAGATGCGTGCAGATCAGAAAATTCTATTTGTAATACAGTATTTGACTTTCATTATTCATTGTTGAACAATTAGTGCCACTTGTAAGCAGCCCTTGCTAACTCACATTTCAAAAAGTGGTAAATCCCACCAAACATGTCACATTAGCGGAACAGCAATACAGATCACCTCTAATGATAATATACTTTTACTCATGTTTCCTTTTATAAAATCATACAATATTTCTGTGACAGGAAATTTGTGAAAGATAAACTTTGCATCCCGATGACTGGATAAGCATGTAGACGGTGAGCAGATAAACGCGGTAGCAGGGATCCCCCGAGCCGATGTCAAAGATGGGAATTGGGGCTGATCCGGGCATTTTTTTACTATTTGTTATCGGCCACTGCAGCCTGAACTATTTTATTTCCTGCTTCCACCTGATATATGTCAGCTGGACAGACTGTCACATGCTGCAGTAAGCCTGAGGCACATGGCTTGAAACTAGACTGTCGAGATGTCAGCTGTGTGAAAATTCTTTAAATTCGAAGTAGCCCAAGTGCTGCCTGCAATGTTTGTAATGTCATCCTTTCGAGATGAGGTAGCAACAGAGCATCGTTTGATGCAACAAATCTAATTaagcacttgcagaaacatcatGAGGAAGAATACTGTGAAATTGCAAGGCCTACTCAGATGAAGAATGCACCGATGtctactgtatgtgtatgtatatttaaatattacaaGAATAGCTCAGATTGACAGCAGAACAGGgcactgcagtggttagcactgttgcctcacatccacATCTCTAGGAATTGGTTGCCCATAAATGACCTGGTTCTATGGTtcatatgcatgtgtgagtgaatggtgtgtgagtatgccctgcgatgggttcgCGCCTAGTTGgtgccctgggttgttccccaccttGCGCCTGtagccccacaaccctgaaaaggacaagcagtttcagaaaatgaatggaagaTCAGATTAGGACTTTCAGGTCTAGAAGAATGAGGTCATCATACTGCAAAAATGGCACAGCGTTTTAGGCCAGT
This window encodes:
- the LOC125718124 gene encoding transmembrane protein 11, mitochondrial-like isoform X2, translating into MASTDCYIVHEIYNGENGQEQFEYELEQALEAQYRYIVIEPTRIGDETARWVTVGNCLHKTAVLSGAACLLAPLSLPAECSRYVALPAGAISAACAALYAISWQFDPCCKYQVEYDSHKLTRLPLHTLTSSTPVVLVRKDDIHRKRLHNTIALAALAYCIKKIYELYAV
- the LOC125718124 gene encoding transmembrane protein 11, mitochondrial-like isoform X1, coding for MAALGRRRGVPVDRERGVMASTDCYIVHEIYNGENGQEQFEYELEQALEAQYRYIVIEPTRIGDETARWVTVGNCLHKTAVLSGAACLLAPLSLPAECSRYVALPAGAISAACAALYAISWQFDPCCKYQVEYDSHKLTRLPLHTLTSSTPVVLVRKDDIHRKRLHNTIALAALAYCIKKIYELYAV